From the Deinococcus radiophilus genome, one window contains:
- the soxR gene encoding redox-sensitive transcriptional activator SoxR translates to MRRLAFIRAAQRVGVPLADIRAALHTLPEGRTPTAADWARLSQAWRDELNARIAMLERLRDDLDGCIACRCLSLDTCTLYNPGDRYARSHPGENRLTGKARPGR, encoded by the coding sequence TTGCGGCGACTGGCGTTCATTCGCGCGGCGCAGCGTGTCGGCGTGCCACTGGCGGATATCCGGGCCGCGCTGCACACCCTGCCGGAAGGCCGCACGCCCACTGCCGCCGACTGGGCGCGGCTCTCGCAGGCCTGGCGGGATGAACTGAACGCCCGGATTGCCATGTTGGAACGCCTGCGCGACGACCTGGACGGCTGTATCGCCTGCAGGTGTCTCAGCCTGGACACCTGCACGCTCTACAATCCAGGTGACAGGTACGCCCGCAGCCATCCCGGCGAGAACCGCCTGACGGGGAAAGCGCGCCCGGGGCGGTAA
- a CDS encoding VOC family protein produces MTLGFPLLAEDARQITFAAGSTRLTFVQDENFTGFYHVAFDIPRNCVAQARAWVQERVPLLSGEHGTDQFESKGWNSTILYFDDPAGNILEFMARHDLNHDADQFTGVLHVSELGVVPDVLATVQNIGQRYDLHPFNGESDTFTAVGGHDGMLIVVKEGRGWFPVGRSAIPAPFRLVFTSATTEGVISHDPAS; encoded by the coding sequence GTGACGCTCGGTTTTCCACTGCTGGCAGAGGACGCCCGCCAGATTACCTTCGCGGCAGGTTCTACACGCCTGACGTTTGTGCAGGACGAGAATTTCACTGGTTTCTATCATGTGGCCTTCGACATCCCCCGGAACTGTGTCGCGCAGGCGCGGGCCTGGGTGCAGGAGCGTGTGCCGCTGCTGAGCGGCGAGCACGGCACAGATCAATTCGAATCGAAGGGCTGGAATTCTACCATCCTCTACTTCGACGATCCGGCGGGCAACATTCTGGAATTCATGGCCCGGCACGACTTGAACCACGACGCAGACCAATTCACGGGCGTGCTGCATGTCAGTGAACTGGGCGTCGTCCCGGACGTTCTCGCCACCGTGCAGAACATCGGGCAACGGTACGACCTGCACCCCTTCAATGGTGAAAGCGACACGTTCACCGCCGTAGGCGGTCACGATGGAATGCTCATCGTGGTGAAAGAGGGACGCGGGTGGTTCCCGGTAGGGCGAAGCGCGATTCCCGCGCCGTTTCGATTGGTATTCACCTCCGCCACGACGGAAGGAGTGATTTCCCACGACCCTGCGTCTTGA
- a CDS encoding VOC family protein: MDDVSESLTFYRDVLGFEVMGENASYKSLRFGESRIAVQDVRTLEPGHPLAGPGKRGLGVEFVLEVGDVTALHQRVQKQWAHVTGLKRQAWGLTDFRVTDPDGYYWRITEQRR; this comes from the coding sequence GTGGATGACGTGAGTGAATCCCTGACGTTTTACCGGGACGTGCTGGGCTTCGAGGTGATGGGGGAGAACGCGTCGTACAAGTCTTTGCGATTCGGTGAGAGCCGCATTGCCGTTCAGGATGTTCGCACGCTGGAACCGGGTCACCCGCTGGCTGGGCCGGGGAAACGCGGGCTGGGCGTCGAGTTCGTGCTGGAAGTGGGGGACGTGACCGCCCTGCACCAGCGCGTGCAAAAGCAGTGGGCGCACGTCACGGGGCTGAAACGGCAAGCGTGGGGCCTCACGGATTTTCGCGTGACCGACCCGGACGGGTACTACTGGCGCATCACCGAGCAAAGGAGATAA
- a CDS encoding antibiotic biosynthesis monooxygenase family protein, which translates to MHTFKVDKFIVPEGAKAEFLEKVHATHQLLEQQPGFVRQVLLEQHGGPGEFNIVTFVEWDNQDAIDAARQAIHELHQQLNFDPQEMWARLSVRADPATYRELMGWELP; encoded by the coding sequence ATGCACACCTTCAAGGTGGATAAATTCATCGTGCCGGAAGGCGCGAAGGCCGAGTTTCTGGAGAAAGTTCACGCCACGCACCAGCTTCTGGAACAGCAACCCGGTTTCGTGCGGCAAGTCCTGCTGGAACAACACGGCGGGCCGGGAGAATTCAACATCGTCACTTTCGTCGAATGGGACAATCAGGATGCCATCGACGCGGCACGGCAGGCCATTCACGAGTTGCACCAGCAATTGAATTTCGACCCGCAGGAAATGTGGGCGCGGCTGAGCGTACGAGCTGATCCGGCGACGTACCGTGAGCTGATGGGCTGGGAGTTACCGTGA
- a CDS encoding VOC family protein, whose product MIAGLFETHLKVADLKRSEHFYGEVLGLELAHRDETRPITFYWLGGRGEAMLGLWEEAPENIQRQHFAFRSTVPEVLRAPAWLRERGLTPRNFLNDGTDQPMVFAWTPAIAIYFTDPDGHSLEFIAMLGGGPRPELGVISLEEWQSKL is encoded by the coding sequence GTGATCGCGGGTCTGTTCGAGACTCACCTCAAGGTGGCCGACCTGAAACGTTCAGAGCACTTTTACGGTGAGGTGCTGGGGCTGGAACTGGCGCATCGGGATGAAACGCGGCCCATCACGTTTTACTGGTTGGGCGGGCGGGGTGAGGCCATGCTGGGCTTGTGGGAGGAAGCGCCGGAAAACATCCAGCGCCAGCACTTCGCTTTCCGCAGCACCGTGCCGGAGGTGCTTCGTGCGCCCGCGTGGTTGCGAGAGCGGGGCCTCACACCGCGCAATTTCCTGAACGACGGCACGGATCAGCCGATGGTGTTTGCGTGGACGCCTGCCATCGCCATTTACTTCACTGACCCGGACGGTCACTCACTAGAGTTCATCGCCATGCTGGGCGGCGGACCCAGACCGGAACTGGGCGTGATCTCACTGGAGGAATGGCAGTCCAAACTATGA
- a CDS encoding ornithine cyclodeaminase family protein: protein MAVQTMKLLTDAEVQRFPRATAVEVMRRAVLAAEHGELTSPARLHAADMTFTVGGMPDVFGFRAYHTRNTPLDEQVVVVWANSGCVAGVVVGTELGPLRTSAIGVLATQALARPEASQLGLIGSGMQARHHALTLSSVRELTQVLVYSRQTESREKLAAELRVAGLPAQAAPSAEEVCAASDLLTLATNSSRPVIQPEWVRPGTHVCTLGPKEAHRHEFPPELARRAALVVTDSLNQLQGYPGSHALAAEDTTSLGACLQSGSIRQPDDITLFLSVGLAGTEVLLAQAILQKR, encoded by the coding sequence ATGGCAGTCCAAACTATGAAGCTCTTGACCGACGCTGAAGTCCAGCGTTTCCCCCGTGCCACAGCAGTAGAGGTAATGCGCCGGGCCGTGCTGGCGGCGGAACACGGCGAGTTGACCTCGCCTGCCCGGCTGCACGCGGCGGACATGACGTTTACAGTGGGTGGCATGCCAGACGTGTTCGGGTTCCGGGCGTACCATACACGGAACACGCCCCTGGACGAGCAAGTGGTCGTGGTCTGGGCCAATTCCGGATGCGTGGCGGGCGTTGTGGTCGGCACGGAACTGGGACCTCTCCGCACTTCGGCAATCGGCGTCCTAGCCACACAAGCGCTGGCCCGCCCGGAGGCATCCCAGCTGGGTTTAATTGGAAGCGGCATGCAGGCGCGGCACCATGCATTGACTTTGTCGAGCGTGCGGGAGCTGACACAGGTGCTGGTCTACAGCCGTCAGACTGAAAGCCGCGAAAAGCTGGCGGCTGAACTCCGCGTCGCCGGGCTACCCGCGCAGGCTGCACCTTCTGCCGAAGAGGTCTGTGCGGCGTCCGACCTGTTGACGCTCGCCACGAACAGTTCCAGGCCCGTCATTCAGCCCGAGTGGGTGCGGCCTGGCACGCACGTCTGTACCCTGGGTCCAAAGGAGGCGCACCGTCACGAGTTCCCGCCCGAACTGGCCCGCCGGGCTGCGCTGGTGGTCACGGACAGCCTGAATCAACTACAGGGGTATCCTGGCAGTCATGCGCTGGCCGCGGAGGACACTACTTCACTGGGCGCATGTTTGCAGAGCGGCAGCATACGCCAGCCGGATGACATTACCCTATTTCTGTCGGTGGGCTTAGCAGGCACGGAAGTCCTGCTCGCACAGGCCATCTTGCAGAAAAGATGA
- the thpR gene encoding RNA 2',3'-cyclic phosphodiesterase, with protein sequence MTRSHRGGGANQRQGNSGGTDGASGRLRLFYALKVPDEVAQELAQAQTKLRGNWRRVAPEQLHITLAYLPGVAPERLNDLKRLGVQVAQDMPPLDISLRGTGYFPNEGSPRVWFVKAKAPELDGLAQGLRAGLDELGVETDDKGFKAHVTLARKKGPAPRLPPLTFTDTGWTAGHVSLVKSVLRKTGPIYQTLSRFELRGETSSAAAPDLTPADLAQENS encoded by the coding sequence ATGACCAGATCTCACCGGGGGGGCGGTGCCAATCAGCGCCAGGGCAACTCTGGCGGCACAGACGGGGCTTCTGGCCGTCTGCGGCTGTTTTATGCCCTCAAGGTGCCTGATGAAGTGGCGCAGGAACTGGCGCAGGCCCAGACCAAACTGCGCGGCAACTGGCGGCGCGTCGCGCCTGAGCAGCTGCACATCACTCTGGCCTATCTGCCGGGCGTGGCCCCAGAGCGCCTGAACGATCTCAAGCGCCTAGGCGTGCAAGTTGCGCAGGACATGCCGCCGCTGGATATTTCACTGCGTGGTACCGGCTATTTCCCCAACGAAGGCAGTCCCCGCGTGTGGTTCGTCAAGGCTAAAGCACCTGAGCTGGATGGGCTGGCGCAGGGCCTCCGTGCCGGACTGGACGAGCTGGGTGTGGAAACCGACGACAAGGGCTTCAAAGCCCATGTCACGCTGGCCCGCAAGAAAGGGCCAGCACCGCGCCTGCCACCTCTTACCTTTACTGACACTGGCTGGACCGCCGGACATGTCAGCCTGGTCAAATCAGTCCTCCGCAAGACCGGACCTATTTACCAGACCCTTTCCCGCTTTGAGTTGCGCGGCGAAACATCTTCCGCCGCTGCACCCGACCTCACCCCGGCCGATCTGGCCCAGGAGAACTCATGA
- the recA gene encoding recombinase RecA, which yields MSKATTKEPTIMPTDAKERQKAIDTALSQIEKQFGKGSIMKLGAESKLDVQTISTGSLSLDLALGVGGVPRGRVTEIYGPESGGKTTLALSIVAQAQKAGGTAAFIDAEHALDPVYARALGVNTDELLVSQPDNGEQALEIMELLVRSGAVDIVVVDSVAALTPKAEIEGDMGDSLPGLQARLMSQALRKLTSILSKTGTAAIFINQVREKIGVMYGNPETTTGGRALKFYSSVRLDVRKIGQPIKVGNDAVANTVKVKTVKNKVAAPFKEVELALVYGKGFDQLSDLVTLASDMDIIRKAGSFYSYGDDRIGQGKEKAMQYIAERPELEDEIRTRVLNAIRSGGQSEAAQTENDADSDLAPQAETALNAAE from the coding sequence ATGAGCAAAGCCACGACCAAAGAACCGACCATCATGCCCACCGACGCCAAAGAACGCCAGAAAGCCATTGATACGGCCCTGAGCCAGATCGAAAAGCAGTTCGGCAAAGGCTCGATCATGAAGCTGGGCGCCGAGAGCAAGCTGGACGTGCAGACCATTTCCACCGGCAGCCTGAGCCTGGACCTGGCACTGGGTGTGGGCGGCGTGCCGCGTGGCCGCGTAACCGAGATTTACGGTCCAGAATCGGGCGGTAAGACCACCCTGGCCCTGAGCATCGTGGCGCAGGCTCAGAAGGCGGGCGGCACAGCAGCCTTTATCGACGCTGAGCACGCGTTGGATCCGGTCTACGCCCGCGCCCTGGGCGTCAATACCGACGAACTGCTGGTGTCACAACCAGACAACGGTGAGCAGGCTCTGGAGATCATGGAGCTCCTGGTGCGCTCGGGCGCCGTGGACATCGTGGTGGTGGATTCGGTGGCGGCGCTCACGCCCAAAGCCGAAATTGAAGGGGACATGGGCGACTCACTGCCCGGCCTGCAGGCCCGACTCATGAGCCAGGCCCTTCGCAAGCTGACCTCCATCCTCTCCAAGACGGGCACCGCCGCCATCTTTATCAACCAGGTGCGCGAGAAGATCGGTGTGATGTACGGCAACCCCGAGACGACCACCGGGGGCCGCGCCCTGAAGTTCTATTCCAGTGTGCGTCTGGATGTGCGCAAGATTGGTCAGCCGATCAAAGTGGGCAATGACGCCGTAGCCAACACCGTCAAGGTCAAGACCGTCAAGAACAAGGTGGCCGCCCCCTTCAAGGAAGTCGAACTGGCCCTGGTCTACGGCAAGGGCTTTGACCAGCTGAGCGACCTGGTGACGCTGGCCAGCGACATGGACATCATCCGCAAGGCCGGATCGTTTTACTCGTATGGGGATGACCGCATCGGGCAGGGTAAGGAAAAAGCCATGCAGTACATCGCGGAGCGCCCCGAGTTGGAAGACGAAATTCGCACCCGCGTGCTGAACGCCATTCGCAGTGGCGGCCAGAGCGAAGCCGCACAGACGGAGAATGACGCTGACAGCGACTTGGCCCCACAAGCAGAAACCGCCCTGAACGCTGCAGAGTAA
- a CDS encoding CHASE2 domain-containing protein — translation MDSAVWSGRTTRWLGTSLRPRQPRSAPQAFLVSVDPVAVAEYGPVESWSPEIFRRALTQLDQAGVRAVGLDLPQVGGDVQEAAAEVWGGRLVLATRSQDPALLPGVPAAVRAAVSRGLSTVNPGEANLYYAFQTGYGAENGPLLPSFAWQLARLAGSQKPLNAAPRFLYHFSPSALQGQLNFSDVLRGNFDWAAVQGRVAVIGASSVDPDLPSSSVLQVRAVSSLLAPENVMFSRPVVALLAALTAALSLVLGGYWGFVLALLMPLLLVRLWPLGIVFPGITLAFTALLGTGLVALEYLLSQRGMRLRQTYSEQVLGSRVALTRTLEGLTLPGGHPAPAEPLDGARDETYLFLVKLRGYRQLQQQFGQEWAEEAVDQAVLRLRDLQPSAYHLEGVGFRWEADELAFLITSVAGSEEAQAIAQQLVITAAEVVLRGVALKPQVGLSRIVRPQLAGESSVAALIEQTRRNQVASADTGKA, via the coding sequence GTGGATTCTGCGGTCTGGTCTGGCCGTACAACCCGGTGGCTTGGCACTTCGCTTCGGCCAAGGCAGCCCCGTTCCGCCCCTCAGGCCTTTTTGGTGAGTGTGGATCCAGTGGCCGTAGCTGAATACGGCCCAGTAGAGTCATGGTCGCCCGAAATATTTAGGCGTGCCTTAACGCAGCTGGATCAGGCTGGGGTGCGGGCCGTCGGTCTAGACTTGCCGCAGGTTGGGGGAGATGTTCAGGAGGCCGCGGCAGAGGTGTGGGGTGGGCGACTGGTCCTGGCGACCAGGTCACAGGACCCAGCCCTGCTGCCAGGTGTTCCTGCCGCGGTCAGAGCAGCAGTCTCACGTGGTCTAAGTACCGTCAATCCGGGCGAAGCCAATCTGTATTACGCCTTTCAGACTGGTTACGGAGCGGAGAATGGACCGCTGCTACCTTCCTTCGCCTGGCAGCTGGCGCGCCTGGCTGGATCGCAGAAGCCTCTGAATGCTGCGCCACGTTTTCTTTACCACTTTTCACCGTCTGCCTTGCAGGGTCAGCTGAATTTCAGCGATGTGCTCCGGGGTAATTTTGACTGGGCTGCCGTTCAGGGACGCGTGGCGGTCATTGGGGCCAGTTCGGTAGATCCGGACCTGCCCAGCAGTAGTGTGCTGCAAGTGCGGGCCGTGTCCAGCCTCCTGGCGCCCGAGAATGTCATGTTTTCACGTCCGGTCGTGGCTCTGTTGGCGGCCCTGACTGCGGCTCTCAGCCTGGTGCTGGGCGGCTACTGGGGCTTCGTGCTGGCGCTGCTGATGCCACTGCTCTTAGTGCGGCTATGGCCATTGGGCATTGTGTTTCCGGGAATCACTTTGGCGTTCACTGCGCTGCTGGGAACGGGCCTGGTGGCGCTGGAGTATCTGCTCTCACAACGGGGGATGCGTCTACGTCAAACCTATTCCGAGCAGGTGTTGGGCAGCCGCGTGGCCCTGACCCGGACCCTCGAAGGGTTGACCCTCCCGGGTGGCCATCCGGCCCCTGCCGAGCCGCTGGATGGCGCCAGAGACGAAACCTATCTGTTTCTGGTCAAGCTGCGTGGTTACCGGCAGTTGCAGCAGCAATTCGGCCAGGAATGGGCCGAGGAAGCCGTAGATCAGGCGGTCTTGCGCCTGCGTGACTTGCAGCCCTCGGCCTATCACCTGGAAGGCGTAGGTTTCCGCTGGGAAGCAGACGAGCTGGCATTTTTGATCACCTCGGTTGCCGGAAGTGAGGAGGCGCAGGCCATTGCTCAGCAGCTGGTCATCACTGCCGCAGAAGTGGTGTTGCGCGGTGTGGCCCTGAAACCTCAGGTCGGTCTGTCCCGGATCGTCCGGCCGCAGTTGGCAGGTGAGTCCTCGGTGGCGGCCCTGATTGAGCAGACGCGCAGAAATCAAGTGGCCTCCGCTGATACGGGCAAAGCCTAG
- the abc-f gene encoding ribosomal protection-like ABC-F family protein: protein MLVALKNAEKYYGPHRVLEGIDFALHAGERIGLVGRNGAGKSTLLRLMTGDLLPDGGTVLRAPGVRVRSLSQDPSFAPGSTVDGILEAAFEDLDALEAELHDAAQAMTDGSEASILRHEELLEHFGRRGGFQRRSRKEAAALAFGFRGREHEQVSGLSGGERTRLGLAALLVENPDVLLLDEPTNHLDIVMVEWLETFLGRYPGAVLVISHDRAFLDNVTTETAYIRDATLKRYPGGYTRFRTALEQDLQQQAAQYAQQQKAIADLQGSADRMKVWGLGMSKLARRAKAMQARVDRMAAASVGAPPPEQRTTSITFHAPESGEVVLDAQNLTRQMGERTLFRDVRVQLRRGERVAIIGRNGAGKTTLLRTLLGLDPSDDPQGRTLTGARVSVGYYDQQLRGVDPERTLFDVARDYTQKDSEAHTLLGTFLFPYDQHDKPTRILSGGERARLALLRLAQEDHNFLVMDEPTNHLDMEMVEALEDALADFGGTLLMVSHDRAFIEALADQVWLVEDGQFYSYPGWEDYRDQHPRRVEAQQAEPTPAATPATPAPKPAPNAPQTRFSGVNTYQLGKQVTELEAHIEALEAELESAQLALAGATPDANFAALGRAAHALEGQLEEVMADWEAAHTELESRS from the coding sequence GTGCTGGTTGCCCTGAAGAATGCCGAAAAATACTACGGTCCCCACCGCGTGCTAGAAGGTATAGATTTTGCGCTGCATGCCGGCGAACGCATTGGACTGGTGGGCCGCAACGGCGCGGGGAAATCCACCTTACTGCGGCTGATGACCGGTGACCTGCTGCCCGACGGGGGCACGGTGCTGCGCGCTCCGGGGGTACGGGTCCGCAGTTTGAGCCAGGACCCCAGCTTTGCACCGGGCAGTACGGTAGACGGCATCTTGGAAGCCGCGTTCGAGGATCTGGACGCCCTCGAAGCCGAGCTGCATGACGCGGCCCAGGCCATGACAGATGGCAGTGAGGCCAGCATCCTGCGCCACGAAGAACTGCTGGAACACTTTGGGCGGCGCGGCGGGTTTCAGCGCCGCAGCCGCAAAGAAGCGGCGGCCTTGGCCTTCGGGTTCCGGGGCCGCGAACACGAACAGGTCAGTGGCCTGTCGGGCGGCGAGCGCACCCGCCTGGGTCTGGCCGCGCTGCTGGTCGAGAACCCCGACGTGCTGCTGCTGGACGAACCGACCAACCACCTCGACATCGTGATGGTGGAGTGGCTGGAGACGTTTCTGGGCCGCTACCCCGGCGCGGTACTGGTGATCAGCCACGACCGGGCCTTTCTGGACAACGTGACCACCGAAACGGCCTATATCCGTGACGCCACGCTGAAACGCTACCCCGGCGGCTACACCCGCTTCCGCACCGCGCTGGAACAGGACCTGCAGCAGCAGGCCGCGCAGTATGCCCAGCAGCAAAAAGCAATTGCCGACTTGCAAGGCAGCGCCGACCGCATGAAGGTGTGGGGCCTGGGCATGTCCAAGCTGGCGAGGCGTGCCAAGGCCATGCAGGCCCGTGTAGACCGCATGGCCGCCGCCTCGGTGGGTGCGCCCCCGCCCGAGCAGCGCACCACCTCGATCACCTTTCATGCTCCTGAAAGCGGCGAAGTGGTGCTGGACGCCCAGAACCTGACCCGCCAAATGGGCGAACGGACCCTGTTCCGTGACGTGCGGGTGCAGTTGCGGCGGGGTGAACGGGTAGCGATCATTGGCCGCAATGGAGCGGGCAAGACGACCCTGCTGCGGACTCTGCTGGGCCTGGACCCTTCCGACGACCCACAGGGCCGTACCCTGACCGGGGCGCGGGTCAGCGTGGGTTACTACGACCAGCAACTGCGCGGCGTAGACCCAGAACGGACCCTCTTTGATGTGGCCCGCGACTACACCCAGAAAGACTCTGAGGCCCATACGCTGCTGGGGACATTTCTGTTTCCCTACGATCAGCACGACAAACCTACCCGAATCCTTTCGGGGGGCGAACGCGCACGCCTGGCCCTGCTCAGACTGGCGCAGGAAGACCACAATTTCCTGGTGATGGACGAGCCAACCAACCACCTGGACATGGAGATGGTCGAGGCGCTGGAAGACGCTCTGGCGGATTTTGGCGGCACCCTGCTGATGGTCAGCCACGACCGGGCCTTTATCGAGGCGCTGGCCGATCAGGTCTGGCTGGTCGAAGACGGACAGTTTTACAGCTATCCCGGCTGGGAAGACTACCGGGACCAGCACCCCCGCAGGGTGGAGGCCCAGCAAGCTGAACCCACCCCGGCGGCCACGCCAGCCACACCTGCGCCAAAGCCCGCTCCCAACGCACCCCAGACCCGCTTTTCGGGGGTCAACACCTATCAGTTGGGCAAGCAAGTCACCGAACTGGAGGCCCACATCGAGGCCCTGGAAGCCGAACTGGAAAGTGCGCAACTGGCACTGGCCGGGGCCACCCCCGACGCCAACTTCGCCGCGCTGGGCCGGGCGGCCCATGCCCTGGAAGGTCAACTGGAGGAGGTCATGGCCGACTGGGAAGCGGCCCATACCGAATTGGAAAGCCGGAGCTAG
- a CDS encoding hybrid sensor histidine kinase/response regulator, whose protein sequence is MTEPVRVLRLLHLEDNDLDHELVVESLRGDLPWNLEVRRAEDEDGFMRELSEFTPQLILSDYALPSYDGLRAFQAAQEYDPFVPFLIVTGAMGEEVAVDTLRQGVTDYILKQRLERLAPSVRRAIAEHDMQRRQEMAEQAVRELNLSLQQRLEEVERLRGVAEAQRQRLEVQAKQLSEALTMQQTFLAETSHELRTPLTALLGYLHRQEREKGASQTLSDARRVAENMTRLVNDLLQISRGELVQGIEMHFVNLDRLVEQVGRDFQVPVTALDRPLEVLGDPGRLTQVFVNLVSNAVRVCGNPECVELQGRQNDGFAEVLVIDHGPGVPDDVKPRIFDKFYRGKEAGSAGLGLTIAQQVVLGHDGQIDVIDTPGGGATFRVRLPMLDEDEDE, encoded by the coding sequence ATGACCGAGCCGGTCCGTGTCCTGCGGCTGCTTCACCTCGAAGACAATGATCTGGACCATGAGCTGGTCGTGGAATCGCTGCGCGGCGACCTGCCCTGGAACCTGGAAGTGCGCCGCGCCGAGGATGAGGACGGCTTTATGCGCGAATTGAGCGAATTTACGCCGCAGCTGATCCTCTCGGATTATGCGCTGCCCAGTTATGACGGCCTGCGGGCCTTTCAGGCGGCCCAAGAGTACGATCCTTTTGTGCCGTTCCTGATCGTGACCGGTGCGATGGGCGAGGAGGTGGCGGTCGATACGCTGCGCCAGGGTGTGACCGACTACATCCTCAAGCAGCGCCTGGAACGCCTCGCACCCAGTGTGCGCCGCGCCATTGCCGAACACGACATGCAGCGCCGTCAGGAAATGGCCGAACAGGCCGTGCGCGAGCTGAACCTGTCCCTGCAGCAGCGCCTCGAAGAAGTCGAGCGGCTGCGCGGCGTGGCCGAGGCCCAGCGCCAGCGTCTGGAAGTTCAGGCCAAGCAACTGTCCGAAGCGCTGACCATGCAGCAAACGTTCCTGGCTGAAACCAGTCACGAACTGCGGACCCCTCTGACGGCGCTGCTGGGTTATCTGCACCGCCAGGAACGTGAAAAAGGCGCGTCGCAGACCCTTTCGGATGCCCGGCGGGTGGCCGAGAACATGACCCGGCTGGTCAACGACCTGCTACAGATTTCGCGCGGTGAGCTGGTCCAGGGCATCGAGATGCACTTTGTGAACCTGGACCGCCTGGTGGAACAGGTGGGGCGCGACTTTCAGGTCCCGGTGACGGCGCTAGACCGTCCGCTGGAAGTGCTGGGCGACCCTGGACGGCTGACTCAGGTTTTCGTGAATCTGGTCAGCAATGCTGTGCGGGTCTGCGGAAATCCAGAATGTGTAGAGTTGCAGGGCCGCCAGAATGACGGCTTTGCGGAAGTGCTGGTGATTGACCACGGCCCTGGCGTGCCAGATGACGTGAAACCGCGCATTTTCGACAAGTTTTACCGGGGCAAGGAAGCCGGGTCAGCTGGCCTGGGCCTGACCATCGCGCAGCAGGTCGTGCTGGGCCATGACGGCCAGATCGACGTGATCGATACGCCCGGCGGCGGTGCCACCTTCCGGGTGCGCCTGCCGATGCTGGACGAAGACGAGGACGAGTAA